A region from the Anaerolineae bacterium genome encodes:
- the recA gene encoding recombinase RecA, with protein sequence MAGSGREQALNTVLTDLRRRYGDGAIMRLGTDQWAQVEAIPTGSLALDLALGVGGVPKGRVTEIYGPESAGKTTLCLHIIAEAQKAGGVAAFIDMEHALDPAYAQRLGVNIEDLFVSQPDTGEQALEIAEALVRSGAVDVVVVDSVAALVPRAEIEGEMGDSHPGLQARLMSQALRKLSGAIKQSNTAMIFTNQIRYKIGVMFGNPETTPGGNALKFYSSVRLDMRRIESLKRGGEVIGNRVRVTVRKNKVAPPFRQAEFEIMYDEGISRLSDILDLGVEAGIVDKRGSYFSYGETRLGQGREAAKDFLRDNPDIAREIENKVREAQGLLRVGVAEDLDGDEARAGEPD encoded by the coding sequence CGATCTGAGACGCCGCTACGGCGACGGTGCCATAATGCGCCTGGGCACGGATCAGTGGGCCCAGGTGGAAGCCATCCCCACTGGCTCATTGGCGCTGGACCTAGCTTTGGGCGTGGGTGGAGTGCCCAAAGGGCGTGTCACCGAGATCTATGGCCCCGAGTCCGCGGGCAAGACCACGCTATGCCTGCACATTATCGCTGAGGCGCAGAAGGCAGGCGGTGTCGCCGCTTTCATAGACATGGAGCATGCCCTGGACCCGGCTTATGCTCAGCGACTGGGGGTCAACATCGAGGATCTGTTCGTATCCCAGCCCGACACCGGTGAGCAGGCGCTGGAGATTGCCGAGGCATTGGTGCGCAGCGGGGCGGTGGACGTGGTGGTGGTAGACTCGGTGGCGGCGTTGGTGCCTCGAGCCGAGATCGAAGGCGAGATGGGGGATTCGCACCCCGGCCTGCAGGCCCGGCTGATGAGCCAGGCACTGCGCAAGCTCTCGGGGGCGATCAAGCAATCTAACACCGCCATGATCTTCACCAACCAGATCCGCTACAAGATCGGCGTGATGTTCGGCAACCCAGAGACTACCCCCGGAGGCAACGCGCTGAAGTTCTACTCATCGGTGCGGCTGGACATGCGCCGCATCGAATCCCTGAAGCGCGGTGGCGAGGTAATTGGCAATCGAGTGCGGGTGACGGTGCGGAAGAACAAGGTGGCTCCTCCCTTCAGGCAGGCCGAGTTCGAGATCATGTACGATGAAGGTATCTCGCGCCTATCTGATATACTTGATCTAGGTGTGGAAGCCGGGATCGTGGACAAGCGCGGGTCGTATTTCTCCTATGGGGAGACGCGCCTAGGCCAGGGCAGGGAGGCGGCCAAGGACTTCCTGCGCGACAATCCCGACATAGCACGCGAGATCGAAAACAAGGTGAGGGAGGCACAAGGTCTGCTGCGGGTAGGTGTGGCAGAAGACCTTGACGGCGACGAGGCGCGCGCGGGCGAGCCGGACTAG